The genomic interval TGTCTTGAAGCTCTACTTTGTTTTTACATGTTCATCAAATATTTTCTGTTACTTGAATAAAAAGTTAGTAACTcagaaacataaattaaatgtaGAAATTTCAGTGTCTGACATTCATCTCATATTTCTACAATGAATGCTAATTACACTGTAAATTTCATTTCTGATTAACATCTGAATAAGTTGAGCTGCTGATGATTCTTGTTGTTCCTTCTGTTTGGCTTTCAGAGTTAGCAGACATATTTTCAAACTGAACTATGCTTTCAAACCAGAAACTCGGGCAATGCATTCCTTCTTGATGCATGATGTTTTCTCTTGGCAATGCATGCATGAGTGACAAATTTGGTCCAGAGGAATTACAAACATTAaattcatgcaaaacactaGTTCGGCAAACCGGGCAATCAAAGTGACTACTAAACCAAGTGTCAATGCAAGTTGCATGGAAGACATGGCCACAGTTTGGCAGTAATCTCAGCCATTCTCCTTCAAGGAATTCACTCAAACACACTGAACACTCAGTGTTTCCATGGTTCTTGCCACCTTTGATCTCCCCACAAAACAGAACAGATGGAAGTGAGTGAATGAAAGCAGAGGCCAAACCAATGCTCTCTGAGTTTGTCAAAGAAGAAAGGCCACTGATCTCTGATTAAATTGAAAGATTCATGCAAAACAGTATCAGCTTGATGATGATAACTTGATCTTCTTTCTGAAGATTTGGGTTGGATCTTGATATAAATTCAAGCAGGCTTCTTTAATTGTTTGGTAGAAAGggatgagaagaaaaaagacAGCTGCATGGGTAATGATGACCAAGAACAGGATCCAATTTTCATGAACAACAACAGCAATTGAACTAGAACTCATATCCTTTGTTCAATGATTTGTTATCAGAAATCCAAGAGAAGGTTTGTAGAAGATCAAATGGGGATGCAAATGGACAAGATTATGCGTCGATTAGATCAATGTCGATGTCATTGCTGATGATTCCTAAGATTATTAATTCCAATAAATTTTGGTGTCATTAATTGGACCAGCAAATAGTCTCCATCTCAGTGGTATTCAGTCTAGAGTTCTTGACTTCAAACTGGTGGAAGATACCGACCAAAACCACTGACAAACTGTTCTCAATTCCATGAAAGATATTCATTAGTGAATCTTTTTTATTCCAACTACTTGAGATGAAACAAAGTTtagtaataaaaaagaaagaaaagaaaagaaaaaaaaaagaagaaagaaagagttcGAACAATTTACATCATCAGCATGtcaaatttgcatatatatatatatataagattgaaATTAGTGAATTCTAGctaattaaaaagaaggaaaaaaagcaGGATGAATCATCATCACTGTTCTACTGAGATTTCTGTCTCTTTGCTGACAAATTCTGGTAACTAATTCCGCAAGAAGGTAAACTAGATCTCTTAAAACTCAGCATTGATGCAGAAGAACAATGCAGTGAATAATTTGGATGATTGAAAGCAGGAGTTGAATTGGGAACTTGAGGTCCATTGCAGCATTTGACAGAAACTGGAGGAATCTGAAAAGGCTGCAAAGGAGGAGGATTTCGCCATCTCGGCAATGGTCCGGCGACAAGTAAAGTCTGAAGAAGAGGTCCTGCTTCCATCACAGCCTGCAAGAACTTGCCATTCTCCGGCAAATTCTTCGCCGAAACAAGTCCATCAATGATGGCAGAAGCCTGATCTTGTTTACACTCTACCAAAACCTGCTGTGATCCTCCTACATTGCCTGAAATATCAGGAGAAGAAGACACAGCATCAAAAAATGAATCTGCAGATTGaggttgatgttgttgttgttgttgttgttgttgatgatgtttcgGAGTTTCCGACAAAGTATCAGAATCAGTAACACTAGAATTTCCTCTGATTTGCACCATCTGTTGAGTTTCAGCCTGGAAACAAGCATTGACAGGGGATGCTTGTGCCATCTTGTTGAGCAAAATTTGTAGCTGGTCTCTTGCTTCATCTCTTTCTTGACTAGTCATCTTTAGAAGCAGAATCAAATTGTTTATATTCTCTTCACTTTTTCTCATCTCTTcttttgcattatttttcacTGTTTCCAACTCCATTGTTGTGCACCAAAGCTTATGTTTCAATTCCTCAACACtctaaacaacaacaattacaacagcaccaacaacaaaaacaagaagttaaagaaaacacatgaaacattataaaaaaagaaaagaaaaaaagagagagaaatttagaaaaattagatACAAACCTCATGGTAACCCCACAAAGAAGGCAAAGAAGTCTCCATTGGAAGGTCTTCAAAGAGCCAAGGATTCTCAGCCATATCCCCACAAAGAGAGACCTGTAAAGACAAAGACTCCAACACCCACCACCAACTTTATAGGCTCTTCTGCAGAAACTCTACAGAAAATCCAAACTCAATTGGAAAAATACAATTTGGGAGGGACTATATTTTCAAATCAATATTGAAAAAGGAATGTGCAATTCTCTAATAAAGACAAATCCCTTGCCACATTAGCCACCCCCCACCCTCTTTATTAAAGAAACCATGGAATCTCCCCACCTTGTGgaccctttatttatttatttatttatttatttatttacttatttttagtaactctttttttttctttttttcctttccctcCTTATAATCCTTTTCAAATCATTTCCTAATTTAAAGTTTCCTAATTCTTCTAATgccataattaaaataataaatcatttaGTTTAAATTTCAAATGATAATTAGAATCACACTATtgattctctctttctctcttactTTTACAGAGTTGACTTACATGAGCATAGTCCACTTCTTAGGCCTACAAAGTTTacactaaattattattattattattattattattatataaaaatgaaggggaaaaaaaagaggTTTGATCCTGCAAGGGAAGAAGAAACAGAATGAAACCTGACAAAAGAAATGCATGGGAAACAGCAGCATGTGGAAGTGGGGGTTTTATCTCTTTTGTTCCTCATCTGCTTCTCAACTGCTGTTCTTCTTAGCCTccatcaatttttaattatttttttaattttttaatgtttgtgaGCGGCTTGTCCACTAACtcctaaataaaaaaacaagattcatttctttattattcttcatttatttattgcttttctTGCTTGTTGGTGTTTGTGAATGCATATGTTTCCgttggttttatattattattatttaaaaaatatatctatatatatatatatatttttaacgtTTAGGTGGATGGCTTTTAATATTAAGAGAAGAAGACAAAGCTTGTGAGACATGAAAATCCGGGGGCGTCTTGTTCATTGGATCTTGCCAAAGTTTGAGCATCCCCAACAAAGTGACCTCTCTTTCTATATATCAccatctctctatctctcttacTGTGAGCTTTTGTTTCCTGTGGTTCGGACTCATTTGCCCAAACAGTAGTACTCTAGCTACCAAgtaaaacctatatatataaatatatataatataatataatataatatttattttcttgagcttcatagattgctacttatatatatatatatatatgtgacaatgtgTTGAGAAATGACTCTTTTGTAAGTTAGaaaaagcaatacaaacaatTGTACTTTCTAAGAGATACTGTTCTTATCCCAAACAAGCAGTTAAAAAgtcatgaaaataaatatgtgtgtgtgtgatgtaTGGAATCTTCATGGAATTAGTCAAATAAATCAAGcatttttaattcttcttcCACGCTTTGTGAAGACAAACCTTTACACTTCACTCAAGACCAAACAAACCTTGACTTTTaccatccaacatacatgatcaTATtgtctcaatatatatatataccagtaaaaaaaaataataagtaaataaataaataaataaatataataagtaGAGAAGAGTACACAATCCAATCCTTTTGCGCGTGATCAAAacttagaataaaaaaaaaaagggggggaGAAAGAGAGAACACGAGTGAAAACATATGAATCAAGTGCTCATGCAATTTGGGCCATGATCATGCGCGCCCACACAGGCCCATGTAGGCCCGCCGACGTCATAGGCTACTATTAGCCCTATGTGGAGCCCCACCTAATGGGCCCTACAACTTTACACCCTTTTAGTACGCGGGCCCGGTCCACCAAAGCCACGACCGTTCCCTCCTTTGTTAAGTTTTTAACCCCCAAAATTAAACATGCCAACGGCTTTACCGGTCAACCTAATCATCCATGTGCTTCCCCTCTCATTATTTATCATccctaattattaatttattataaaatccatatatattagaaaaattattattctaatGAACAGAGTAACACGGCTTCTTTGCGCGTTAAACCATCATTAGCTAAACCCTATATATCAATGTCTTGCTTAGGGTTTGACTTAAACCttcctatttattaatatatatatatatatatattcttgatatttttttacgAAACACAAGATTCTTACCTTACCatccaccttttttttttaaaaaattataaataattataactcaaaagataaaaattcatataaataaattatattatatatatatatatatatagagagaggaataatataatttaattaggaGGTGATGATAAGGTTGGCATGGGCTGATGGATGATAAGGATAGAATGAGCCCGAATCATGAGGTGAGTTTTGATGGGCAACAACCAGTTTTTGTCGTCATGTATGGTGGCCACATGGGGGTTTAGGTACGCCCCATGTGTATCATCGCTTGCTATTGGTCCACGTATCACCTTGCAATTTCAAGTCATACACGTGCGGCGGCCATGGTGATTACTTAGACACGTGTCTCGTGGCACGTAGCCCCGCATCCGGTGGCACATGCATACCCCTATCTGATAAGAATGTATATTAGTCACAGCACCTCAGTCAGTCAGTTCCTGAAtacacttaatatatatatatatatattaataataataataatgttaattaattaagtgaCAATAAATTTGTGAGTGAGTGTTTGGGGGTGGGGTCAGAGTGTTTCACAGCGTGCAATTGAAGAGTGGGTGTGGGGCCCATTAGCAAAGACAAAGAAGATGTAGGATAAGAAAAACAGAGTAGTGAATTGGAACTGGGAATTGATGAAGTAAGTCACCACATGGCCTGTTTTTTGTTTCCAAGTCATCATCCAAGACAAAATTTCCACAAGAAAGGAAGTTGTTTTCCTGCTTGGGATCTATATCATATTATCATCTCCATGAGAGGCACGCTCTAAACTTGGTAATAACTCAAACTTCATAAGTATGTATGGAGAACAAAGCATGCATGTGAGGTCTAGGGATTTTCACTAGCCTAACAACTAGcctcaataaaaattattaatacaatgGGTATAACGGAAAGCAAGTCTTATCCATAACTCTACTGTTTAAAAGGACATGAGAATCACCTGATTTTTTAGTTCAATGCTATATCAAGTTATTGCAAGAATTTTTTCGACTTGTTctctaataaaataatgttaattGATGCATTAGCAACAAATGCAAGCAACCCAAAAAggaaggaaaattttaacatgaaACAAATTAGTCTGCTATCTAATTCCGACTGGTACAACACGCTTTAATCGCATATATTGTGTGACGATTTTACAAGAAATGACATTCTTATTATCGAAGGAATATAACTGATGAGTTTCAGTCTTCCGAACCGGAGGTTTTCTCTTCTTTAGGAGAAGCCCATTGTTTGCTAGCTTGAGACTTTTTCCATGGATCGAGCGGGGTCCTCTGTGGTGGTTGCGGTGCTGGAGCTTTGGCTTCTCGCAGTTCATTTTCCCGGTCAACAAATCTAGAAACGAATTCAATGATTGAGAAACATCACAATACCAATAGTGATTATGACGGAACTGATATATTGCAAACAAATTAGATTATTTGCTAAGATGGAAAGTGACTTAATGATGTTTCATTCATATGACTACAAGCATTAGTAGATTACCAACTTGGTGTAAATTTACTTTAGCTCAAAAGAGATGTCCTGATCCAAGCAAAGCTCTATTTACCATGCACTAGGTATGCAAAACTTGATCAGATTCAACTAATGTTACAAACAAATCAAGGATAACTACATGCACCAATGAGACCCAGTCACTTTTCGCTAGCTCTTTACTATCTGATGCTCTTGTGACATTGCAAGCATCTCACAGATGGTAGTCTTTCAGATGTTCCTTTTTAAAGTGCCCTGAGTCGATGTCTCATCGCCATCATTCCCTTGTTTTAATAACTCATTCACATATATAGCAGGAATGATACTGTTAACGAATGTGCCCTAAACTTTGTGGCTGGAAATTAGAACACCTATTGTAAACTTATCTGTTCATGGTATATACTAAAGCTAGTATTCTTGTTAAAGAGATGGCACACCCTCATGGCCTCATCCAAACATTATTTCATGTCGATTCATTCTGTCGGCAGCATTTCAAGAAAAAGAGTCACATGGAGTTCGATTCCACACTAAGGTGGTGTACATTGCTAGTGCTACCAATAATATGGAAAGTAGATAGTTACAggtaatacaaataaaaatactctTCCATTGTGGACACTGCCACGCATCCTCTGTGTGCTTGTGTGTGCGTGTCTTAGTTTGTTTGTCCCTTGATTCCTGATTTAAGGTATAAATTACATGTAGAGACCTTTATATTACTGTAACAACCATTGTTTCCAGGTACCACAATAAATTCATGATGTACAGCCTTAATTCTTCAAAAGGATTAAATACAAGCTCTGAAAGAAGAAATCTGACCAGAAATAAGCAAGTGAGCATCCATGAAATCTAAAAGCTAGGACATACTAGTCATAATTTATCGCTCTATCTGATCAAAGAATGGCAAATGAACACGTAAATATTCCAACCAAAGTAACATAGAGTCCAAGGATAAGATGATATGTTTTTGGAATCACGATGTATTGCTCATTAAATGGAACCTGTTGTTGGATTTTGCCAGTACAAAAACTTAGTTTTTATTAGATACAGTGTCTCTAGTGTCTCCTATAGAgatgttttggaaaaaaagaataaaacttgTACCGTAGAGAAAAATACATGCCTTGTTTTGTGTTCCTAAACTATGGTAAGATGTGAATAATCATTAACTAGAAATGGGGATGATAAgaaactcattaaaaaattatttggggTTGATGAAAGTAGCCATGCTGAAAACTTGCTCGAAGCACTCTTTATTACAATAACTATTATGgtcaattataaaataagaaaagtacGTTGATTCAACCGCTTCAGGAATCCTGATTTCTTTTAGACCTATCCTTGAAGGAAAACACCATATGAAAGAATTTAGGCACAACCTATATCAACTCAAGAAGGAATCTGAAAGATGGCTAATCAATTATCAAAGATATCACATAGGGCACAGGGCATGACAATAACAACCTCAGAGGAAAGCTTTATAAATTCTCCAGAAAAAAATGGTTCCAAGATCAACCAAATTGATAGAATAGCTTCCCAAAATAGATTACATCCACTAAGCATCACAAAAGTATCAAATGCCATGTTGAACCTTAACAGCATAAACTATAAAAAGCCAGCAGGCATATCTAAACTCAGATAAGCatataaatactttaaaaattcCACAACATAAGAACATATTAAAGAGATTTCTTACTCGATATAAGCCATAGGAGCGGCATCTCCCATTCTAATCCGAGTCCGAAGCAATCTTGTGTAGCCACCAGCTCGGTCTCTGTCAATCAAAAAGGGAATCTTTTTCCATCACAATTATgatttaacaaaacaaaaccaccatgacaacaacaaccacaAGTCAAAATTCCTACTTGTAGCGATAAGCCAGCTCACTGAACAACTTATGGAGAACATCATCTCCACGAACAAATGCAGCAGCACGACGTGAAGCAGCTAATGTTCCCTATAAAACTTACACAAAACTAATAACTTCTCTTCTCTAGTTATTAAACTAAGACCTAATTTGTATAGTAATGCTGAGATCATTGTAAAAAATCACCACATTAgcttcaagtaatccatacctCTTTCCCCAGCTGCACCATTCGATCAGCCACCCTACGAACTTCTTTGGCCtgaaattattcaaaaaaagttttaaaaaaaaaaatgaaggaaaagtGCATATCAATATCACATGCCCACCAAATGCTTGATGAAATGactaaaagaagagaaagaggcaCAAACCTTGGCAACAGTGGTCTCGATTCGCTCATGCTTGACAAGCTGGGATACCATGGTTCTGCGAGAATGAATCGAAAAATTCAAACGAAAACCCAACATACAAAATCACAGAGCGAAAGAACAAGACAAAGATTCAAAATTTCATATGGAATGAGACGAGATGTGGATCAATGGTGTCAGTGAAGGTACCGGAGCATCGAGAGGCGGTGGGCGGCGGGGCGGCCGAGCTTCCGGAAGTTGCCCATGGTGGCGGAGGAGCGAGAATGAGGGTTTTCGCTCTCgttctccttctctttctcgTTGCCAAGGGTTTTGCGCTGGTAGTTTTTCCACGTGCATCGCACGTGCTTTTCTTAAATGGATCGGGCCTTTCCACGTAATGGGCTCGAAATGCTAAAACGGCTTTAACGGGTAATCGGACCCTGATCCTGACCCGGATCC from Dioscorea cayenensis subsp. rotundata cultivar TDr96_F1 chromosome 7, TDr96_F1_v2_PseudoChromosome.rev07_lg8_w22 25.fasta, whole genome shotgun sequence carries:
- the LOC120265400 gene encoding uncharacterized protein LOC120265400 translates to MAENPWLFEDLPMETSLPSLWGYHESVEELKHKLWCTTMELETVKNNAKEEMRKSEENINNLILLLKMTSQERDEARDQLQILLNKMAQASPVNACFQAETQQMVQIRGNSSVTDSDTLSETPKHHQQQQQQQQHQPQSADSFFDAVSSSPDISGNVGGSQQVLVECKQDQASAIIDGLVSAKNLPENGKFLQAVMEAGPLLQTLLVAGPLPRWRNPPPLQPFQIPPVSVKCCNGPQVPNSTPAFNHPNYSLHCSSASMLSFKRSSLPSCGISYQNLSAKRQKSQ
- the LOC120264492 gene encoding 50S ribosomal protein L17-like, with translation MGNFRKLGRPAAHRLSMLRTMVSQLVKHERIETTVAKAKEVRRVADRMVQLGKEGTLAASRRAAAFVRGDDVLHKLFSELAYRYKDRAGGYTRLLRTRIRMGDAAPMAYIEFVDRENELREAKAPAPQPPQRTPLDPWKKSQASKQWASPKEEKTSGSED